The window CGAATGTCCTTGAATCCTCAAGGCTTTGGCGCGCAACGGTTGCAAGGATCGGAAAAGAAGAGTATCCTAATATTGAACTAACAAATCTATATGTGGATAACTGTGCCATGCAGCTTGTGCGCAACCCAAAGCAGTTTGATGTGATTGTAACCTCGAATATTTTCGGGGATATTCTTTCCGACGAAGCGTCCATGATCAGCGGTTCCATCGGCATGCTGGCCTCTGCGAGCCTGAGTGAAGGCAAGTCCGGCCTGTATGAGCCAATACACGGTTCTGCACCGGACATCGCCGGAACAGGCAGCGCAAACCCGCTGGCGACCATCCTTTCCGCCGCAATGATGCTTCGGTATTCTCTGGATGAGCCGCAGGCGGCAAAAGCGATTGAGGACGCTGTGGCCAATGTGCTGAAAACAGCCCGTACGCCGGATATCTATACGGAGGGTATGCGGAAAGTTACTTGCGAAGAAATGGGCGATCTGGTCTGCGAATTATTGTAAATTATCCGATAATTTGTATTGTTATAAAATAATTATACAAATAGTATTAATATAGGAGCGAAAAGATGCAGGGAATACAGGCTTTAACGTTTAAAAAAGGATTGAAGGATGGCTTACCGATTTGCCTTGGGTACATCAGTGTCTCCTTTGCATTTGGGATGATGGCGACACAGGGCGGACTGCCGGTTTGGGCGGTTATGCTGATTTCTATGAGCAACATGACCAGTGCCGGGCAGTTTGCCGGTACCGAGCTGATTTTGTCAGGCGGCCTTTACATAGAACTTGCCGTAACCACTTTCATCATCAATATCCGTTATATGCTGATGTCGCTTTCACTTTCCCAAAAAATAGACGAAACCATGACCTCCCTTCAGCGGTTTATTCTTTCGTTCGGGGTCACCGATGAGGTGTTTGCCGTTGCCATGCAGCAGGAGGGCAGTATCAACGCGCGATATTTCGCCGGGCTGATCGTCACACCGTATACCGGCTGGACGCTTGGAACCCTGCTTGGCGGTACCGCAACCGGTCTGCTGCCCGCCAGTGTACGCACTGCGCTGGGAATTGCGATTTACGGCATGTTTCTCGCAATCATTATTCCGCCGGCAAAGCGTGCGCGCCCGATCGCAAAGGTGATTGCCATTGCGGCTGTTGCCAGCTGTATTTTTAAGTGGACGCCTTTTCTAAACCGGATTTCCAGCGGTTGGGTCATTATTATCTGCGCGGTAATCGCCTCGGCTTATGCTGCGCTGCGCTATCCGGTTGATGACGCGGAGGTGCGGGAATGAATTATCAAAGACTGCTGATCTGCATTTTTATCATGGCGATTGTAACGTATATCATCCGTATGCTTCCGCTGGCGATTTTTAAAAAGAAAATCAACAACCGTTTTGTAAAATCATTTTTGGCTTATGTGCCTTATGCGGTACTTGCGGCAATGACTTTTCCGGAAATTTTGTATTCCACGGCAAACTTGTATTCGGCTGCGTTCGGCCTTGCCGCCGCACTTCTGCTTGCATACAAAGACAAGGGGCTTCTCACTGTTGCGCTTGGTTCCACCGCGGCCGTTTTTGTTGCGGAACAGGTGATCCGTTTTTTCGGATGACGGGGCGGGCTGTACGTATGATTAAATGAACCGATGCCGCTGCATTTTTGCAGCGGCATCGGTTCGTCATAAAATCAATATCCGAATTTGCCGGCCA of the uncultured Caproiciproducens sp. genome contains:
- a CDS encoding AzlC family ABC transporter permease, coding for MQGIQALTFKKGLKDGLPICLGYISVSFAFGMMATQGGLPVWAVMLISMSNMTSAGQFAGTELILSGGLYIELAVTTFIINIRYMLMSLSLSQKIDETMTSLQRFILSFGVTDEVFAVAMQQEGSINARYFAGLIVTPYTGWTLGTLLGGTATGLLPASVRTALGIAIYGMFLAIIIPPAKRARPIAKVIAIAAVASCIFKWTPFLNRISSGWVIIICAVIASAYAALRYPVDDAEVRE
- a CDS encoding AzlD domain-containing protein; amino-acid sequence: MNYQRLLICIFIMAIVTYIIRMLPLAIFKKKINNRFVKSFLAYVPYAVLAAMTFPEILYSTANLYSAAFGLAAALLLAYKDKGLLTVALGSTAAVFVAEQVIRFFG